A section of the Deinococcus taeanensis genome encodes:
- the murF gene encoding UDP-N-acetylmuramoyl-tripeptide--D-alanyl-D-alanine ligase, translated as MLDPRAVPFAAAVHPEARPAVRLTWDSREASPEVAFVALPGERTHGNAFVEQALAAGAPFVLTDLDVPRALRVPDAQEALFAWARAERAGAPLVVGITGSAGKTTAKSYAAAALNALFMPVFNTMPAIACFLIEHGRAQRPLVVEMGIDRVGEMAELVDLVRPDVGVITTIGPAHLEQLGSLEGIAREKGGILRGPHGEPVRGLVGAQASAFYPGVDSYGFGDVTFGGAALTVTPQGASFTFEGVPVQLPLAARVQAEAAVLGLVLAREAGLDLGGAAQRLAEVSVPAGRYRVHPGRFTVIDDAYNASPVAVHAALDALRAFPGRRVSVLGRMLELGPTEQALHAEVGAYARGQVDVTFGVGAFARELGERAHATVPALLADLLAEVKDGDVVLVKASRGISWTPERRAQEGVGLDVVVRALLDAQAGA; from the coding sequence ATGCTCGACCCCCGCGCTGTTCCGTTCGCCGCTGCTGTTCACCCGGAGGCCCGCCCGGCAGTCCGCCTGACGTGGGATTCCCGGGAGGCCTCCCCGGAGGTGGCGTTCGTGGCGTTGCCGGGCGAGCGGACGCACGGGAACGCGTTTGTGGAGCAGGCGCTGGCAGCGGGGGCGCCGTTTGTACTGACGGACCTGGACGTGCCCCGCGCCCTGCGCGTCCCAGACGCGCAGGAGGCGCTGTTCGCCTGGGCACGCGCGGAGCGGGCAGGCGCGCCGCTGGTGGTGGGCATCACCGGAAGTGCCGGGAAGACCACCGCGAAGAGTTACGCGGCCGCGGCCCTGAACGCGCTGTTCATGCCGGTGTTCAATACCATGCCGGCCATCGCGTGCTTCCTGATCGAACATGGCCGCGCGCAGCGCCCGCTGGTTGTGGAGATGGGCATCGACCGGGTTGGGGAGATGGCCGAACTGGTGGATCTGGTCCGGCCGGATGTGGGGGTTATCACCACGATCGGTCCGGCGCACCTGGAGCAGCTGGGCAGTCTCGAGGGAATCGCCCGGGAGAAAGGCGGGATTCTGCGGGGTCCGCACGGTGAGCCGGTGCGGGGGCTGGTGGGTGCGCAGGCTTCAGCGTTCTACCCTGGCGTGGACTCGTACGGGTTTGGTGACGTGACCTTCGGCGGCGCGGCGCTGACCGTCACGCCGCAGGGCGCGTCCTTCACTTTCGAGGGGGTGCCGGTGCAGCTGCCGCTCGCGGCCCGGGTGCAGGCGGAGGCGGCGGTGCTGGGTCTGGTGCTGGCCCGGGAAGCCGGGCTTGACCTGGGCGGGGCTGCGCAACGTCTGGCGGAGGTGAGCGTTCCGGCGGGCCGCTACCGGGTGCATCCGGGGCGTTTCACGGTGATCGATGACGCTTACAATGCCTCACCGGTTGCCGTGCACGCGGCCCTGGATGCGCTGCGCGCCTTCCCGGGCCGGCGGGTGAGCGTGTTGGGGCGCATGCTGGAACTTGGGCCGACCGAGCAGGCGCTGCACGCGGAGGTGGGCGCCTATGCGCGCGGGCAGGTTGACGTGACGTTCGGTGTGGGCGCGTTTGCCAGGGAGTTGGGAGAGCGGGCGCACGCGACCGTTCCGGCGCTGCTGGCGGACCTGCTGGCGGAGGTGAAGGACGGCGACGTGGTGCTCGTCAAGGCCAGCCGGGGAATCAGCTGGACGCCGGAGCGCCGCGCGCAGGAGGGCGTGGGTCTGGATGTGGTTGTCCGCGCCCTGCTCGACGCGCAGGCGGGCGCCTAG